The region CGCTGCTAGTCGTGTAAAGGCTACTTTCATGAGCAAAACTCAAGATCGTCTGGAGACTGCTAGCAAAGCCGTTGGTGCAGCCTGTAGGGCTCTGGTACGACAAGTGCAGGATATCATCGCCGAGAAGAACCGCGACGACAATGAGGCGGTGGACTACTCTAAGCTCAGTTCGCACGAGTTCAAAGTACAGGAAATGGAACAACAGGTATTCTTCCCTCGCCTTCCTGCTTCCGCTATCCGCAACATTGAACATGTTGATTATTATCTGTCTTGCTGCTTGATTGGTAACTAATAGCTATGTCGTTTTAGGTCGAAATACTTCAACTTGAGAATGCCCTTGCTCGCGCCCGGACTCGTCTGGGAGAAATGCGCAAGATTTCCTATCAGGAGGATTAGATCACCGGCCCATGAATCCGGAGTAGTGGTGGTGCAGAATATTATATTGACTCCTGGCAGCTCCAGTATTTGGACACAGTGTCTCTCGTTATGCTTTCATTTCCTTCTCTACTGTACTTTTTACGTTCATTTCATTTTGGCTGTTTTCCACTATGGCTTGTTATACCACCGTCCATATGTCACTTTCAGACTCAATAAGAGTTGGCCAAACCCCTAGTCCTGCAGTCCGTAACAAGCACACGGATTTACTTGCCGATCTCTTGTCTTGTTTTGACTTCGGCCAAGAACTTATCTCTCCACCACCTAAGTTCGAGCTCTTTGACCACGACGCAGATCAACCGTACCTAGACTATTCCTGCTCGCTGTCGAATTTACAGTGGGACTTAAGTGACAAACCCATTGGGACGAAGTTAGATCCCAGAGATAGGCCATCAGTACTACGGAGTAGTGCCGGTGGTGGgtccatgatcttcaacttcatAGCTAGACAGTCCCTGCCCTTAACTACCGGCGGGCTCAAACACGTTGAGAAATGATATAATAGCACGCAGACTTCAGGATCTAAAACTGTGATAGTACCAGGGTTGTCAGATATGATTATGGTTTCTTCCTTCCAACTTTATACTGATATTCCAGTTTCGGTATAATTCATTATGCGCTACGCTATCACTGCTCGTTATCTCTAAATTAGGATCTCACAAGACCAATGTACCCCTTCAAACACGAATAGCTTGAAAGAGGTAGTGTGGCTAACGAGCTCAAAATCTGACGAGGAGGCAAACTGAGGTTTCTCTCTTTAGCAGCGGATATTTGGCTCACTTCTGAGACTCGATTTTCTGGTAATATTGCATGTCTAACCTTCCTGGTTCCCTTTAAGAAAGTGATAGTATGGCTTATCGGAGAGATGTGGAAAGCTACAGAAGAAGACCTGTAGCCCCAGCAATCAATGATTGAGCGCCTTTACACATATGAGCCGAGTCGGTAGGCATCTAGTTCGTCGGAGACCAGGTTGTAGCTGTAGGAATTGACGATATTTACTTCAAATTTGTTCTCATGCACTTCGCTCATTTGTCATCAAGACTCTTTCTACTTTCATTGCGGGCCATAATTCTATTTAGTCTCTGAAATAGAGACCGGCGATAACAAATGAGCCGGTATTGATGCTTTCTCCCATACATGAAACCTCATGCACGCCCAAGTCTATTGGAAAACTCGAAGGAACAGAGTCCTATGGCTCAGACGCAAGGCAACAACATAAAACGAAAAGATCGATATTAGCCTGTCCCACCAAGATTTCGTAGCCGGTTCGTGCTATTATGCTGGTCCGCCTGCCCGTCATGATCCGTAGATAGAATTATTTCCTTAACTAAGAAATGTCAGAGGGACGAAGCAGGAAGGACAGTAGGCTTTGACAGCATGGATAGATCCTCACCTCGGATAGATAGAAGCGCATTCGGAAAAATGCGAGATATTGCAGATCTGACCGATCAAACGAGGCGGAATTGGACGTGAAATAGTATGGAAGTAGATAGGGAAATTTATATGAGAAGCCCCCTCCTTGTGATGGCTTGAAGTATCCGTTCCGGCGGACAACAGGAAAGTGACTCTCTTCTTGGTCAACACTATCGGTCTCAGCTCTGAGCCGACTGCCGTGGCCTATGCGAGTACGGTGTCATTGTTCGGGGGTCGGAGGCTATTGGTTGAAAGAGCCAAGAACAAATGGGATGAGTATGTGCACGAAACAGTACAACAGCCAGATGGGATGATGGTGCACAGAAGTACGCGTAGTGTCTGTGTACACGGCCTGAAAAGATCATGAGTTGCCTGGAACCAACCGAGACCTAGATGTTTAGGAAAGGCTTAAAATCAAGTGCGTCGAACGATTCTTGCATCAGCGGCCCTGTGTTGTAAGGGAGAAGAGCAGTTTGGTCGTCCCAAGTGTGAAATTGCATATTTGCCATGTCGAGATAATTTTCCGCCAGCGAGGTGCGAGATTGTGGACGCTGATATATGCGAGTTGCATCAGTACTTTCGAAAGAAGTATCCCCGGTTACTGGGCTAACAATATCACTGGGGTACGGGAGTTCTGTAGCTTCGGTCGGTTCAAAGGCTGGGGTCTCCTTTGTCACACTCTCAGAGCCGTTGGTTGAGACGACTGTATGATTCCCGGAGATTTGAAGACTGTTATTTTTGTGGATAACCAAGGCAGGCTGAGTAGCAAATGTCATAACAGGGGCATTGTGGCCTCGAATCTCCTTCTTTCGCTTGTCCTCTGTGACATAACCGGTAGCATAGCAGTGTTTGATTAGGTCGTCGACTGAGAAGTGGGTAGAAAGTTGAGCTTCTGTTGCCACTGGACTTTTGACTCGGGCCATGGTATACTGTTGCTGATCATTGAGCGTTAACTCCCAGCCCATAGCATCAAGGTAACGGTCTGGCTGAGTAACACCAATAAGCTCAGCATTCAAAGTCAAAAAAGACTCAAGGGagacttcatcatcgtgTTTGTCACGAATGATGGAATAGGCCTTCGCGAGTATGGTCCACTTGGCTTTGAAAGGGTCGTTCTGCcaaaggaagcgaagaataCCGGACTTTGATTTTTGAGTGATGTCTGGGAAGATGGCAGAGTAGAAACCTAGAATTTTGGTCACCAAATGCTCACGCAATGCTCAGGACTGGGAAGTGACTTACTTCTGAATGCGATGAAACTATTGAGAGGCCTTCGTTTCCCATCATGGACCCGTCTTCCTCTTGAAGATGCCGGTCGGTGTTTCGAGCTTGGAAAAGTAGGAAAGGTATGATGTGCGTCTTGGGTGGTGTTGGCACGAATGGCTGGGATCTCGTTTCTGAAGACTGGTGGTTTCTGTTCCTGGGCCTTGACATCCTGTATATGCTTGACCAAGTCATCCAGCTGTTGAGGCGGCATGCTCAACAGGAATGCGTTAAAGGCACGCTGAAGAGGTGAGAGTGCGTTTTCCATGACGGCTGGGGGATTGGCGTTCTATCTTGGAGCAATGAAATGCACTAGTCTTTGCTCcgaagagaaaggaagaacACTGAATAAGGGCAAGAAACAACCATGCAGATTCAATATATTCAAAGTATTAAGAAAGTCGTGAAGCGTAGAAAGAGTGATGGGTGGTGAAGGAACAAAGATGCGAGGTGTTTCTCTGGAGGAGTGGCAGGTTAGACAAAGACGTGCCATGCTCTGTTGAATGTATTCAGGGCAGACTTAACACAACACAGCTTAATTCCAGTATTAATCTCAGAACCCAATCAGATTCATAGAAATTCTGAATAAGACTCTCACGCTAGAGGCCTCTTTCTGAACTGATTCACTAATCAAAGACCATATGTGCATAAATATCCAGATTCTAGCATAACAGATTCGTAGTAGAACTTCTAGATTCATGTACTCTTTGCTCTGAACCTACAGGAGAAAAAAGATCTACAAATAAAACAGTAGCTATCTTcaaatttctttttcttgggtCCCCTTCAATACCCTACAGCAGCCTTGTAAGCTTGAGAACGTACAGACACAGCATATTATACCAGCAAAGTCTCCATCAACTTAGGATATCTAAACTCTTATCAAGCAATGTCAAGAATCTATTAATTGTTCAGTTCATCAGTATCTTCGAACGAAGCTGTTTTGTCCTGCAAATCTTACCACGTCATCCCGAAGACAACCAGAGCGGGATTGCCAATAATATGAGTGTAGGATCACTCAGATGCTTGGATAGTCTGAGCGTTACTTTCAATACTAACTGTTAGCTGAGAAATTAGGTAGGCACAAATTATGAGCTTTGTCACATCTGAATCTCTTTGTCCAATGTGCCCGAGCCGTCATGGTAGGACAGCGTTATCCCCAATGCTGAAGATTACTGACTAGGTCCTTTGAAGACTCTTCTACTGTATTTCCGGACTGGGTAGCTGATTGCTTCTGAAGGGGGCTACCTTGTTGTATATCTCTTTCATGTATATCCTTGCACTTAATTAGACAACGCCCTGTAGCCTCCTTGCTGGGTTTGTATTC is a window of Aspergillus nidulans FGSC A4 chromosome VI DNA encoding:
- the MAT1 gene encoding protein MAT1 (transcript_id=CADANIAT00010356), encoding MENALSPLQRAFNAFLLSMPPQQLDDLVKHIQDVKAQEQKPPVFRNEIPAIRANTTQDAHHTFPTFPSSKHRPASSRGRRVHDGKRRPLNSFIAFRSFYSAIFPDITQKSKSGILRFLWQNDPFKAKWTILAKAYSIIRDKHDDEVSLESFLTLNAELIGVTQPDRYLDAMGWELTLNDQQQYTMARVKSPVATEAQLSTHFSVDDLIKHCYATGYVTEDKRKKEIRGHNAPVMTFATQPALVIHKNNSLQISGNHTVVSTNGSESVTKETPAFEPTEATELPYPSDIVSPVTGDTSFESTDATRIYQRPQSRTSLAENYLDMANMQFHTWDDQTALLPYNTGPLMQESFDALDFKPFLNI